The Deltaproteobacteria bacterium genome includes the window GCAGTATGAATGCCGGGCCACGTAGAAGCTGTAGTGAACGCGGCCGCTTTTCGTGCCGGACATGGCCGGTTCCAGGGGGTAGGCCCGGCAGGCGTAGGGACGGTCTTCATAAACCTGACAGCCCTCGGGATGCAGAAAGGGGCAGGGTCTGCCTTCCCGGTTGCTCATTTTCAACATCACGTGGGGAAAATAGGGGTTGTCGCGGAAGGCGGTGACGGTGTGTGCGGCCAAAAAGGCCTCGGACGTCATGCCGCAGCGTTGTTTCAACCGGACGATGTCGTATGGGTACAGGTACATGTCCGCATCGTGACAGCAGCGGGTGAAGCATGCCACGCCCCGGTGGCAGGCGAACTCGAAGGTGTCCCCCGCCAGCACATACCGGTCGCTTGTAAGGTGTTTTTCAGGTGTCTTTTCGTTCATGATGGTGTAACCGGCTGCCTTTCCAGGGACTTTTTGATGTTGCGGCGGGCCAGCTGAAGCACGCGCAGGACCAGCACCAGGCCCCCTGCAATACTGACCGCCAGGCTGACGGCCATGGTCTTTTGTCCCACCGGTTTGAACATGGCGCCCGTGACCATAAAGGCCACCAGCATGACGCCCATGACCCAGAACACGAAGGCCGCCGCACACCGCAGGGCGGTCCGCCGGTGGTAGTCGCGTCGTCCGGCGGCGGACATGTGCGCCCA containing:
- a CDS encoding YkgJ family cysteine cluster protein — its product is MNEKTPEKHLTSDRYVLAGDTFEFACHRGVACFTRCCHDADMYLYPYDIVRLKQRCGMTSEAFLAAHTVTAFRDNPYFPHVMLKMSNREGRPCPFLHPEGCQVYEDRPYACRAYPLEPAMSGTKSGRVHYSFYVARHSYCLGHREEKAWTAEQWMQDQEMEPYNAVNASWAMVDALLRRNPFGGQGVDSPAMKMVYMAAYNMDTFRRFVFESSFLSRFHVAEKRLEKVGRSETELLLLGFDWILRFLGGQGPLKERTG